A genomic stretch from Thermoanaerobaculia bacterium includes:
- the trpS gene encoding tryptophan--tRNA ligase, with protein MSDSQIVLSGMRSTGKLHLGHLFGTLHNWVELQEKHRCYFFAADWHALTSDYADPSKVTENTVEAFADWIAAGVDPERSVVFVQSMVPEHAELHLILSMITPLGWLERVPTYKDQIREIENRDLNTYGFLGYPVLQTSDIILYRAHFVPVGEDQASHLELSREITRRFNSLYGNVFPEPKALFTKTPKVPGLDGRKMSKSYDNAINLSDPPAVVRQKCMTMFTDPTRVRKSDPGHPESCNLFEFHKLLSPLDLQERVARDCRAAVIGCVEDKKLLAEQIIALLEPIQQRRHELLRERGALLSLLRDGSVRARERAQETMAQVRGALGLDYDRLLQRELQ; from the coding sequence GTGTCGGACTCTCAAATCGTACTTTCAGGAATGCGCTCCACCGGGAAGCTCCATCTCGGCCATCTCTTCGGCACCCTGCACAACTGGGTCGAGCTGCAGGAGAAGCATCGCTGCTACTTCTTCGCCGCCGACTGGCACGCCCTGACCAGCGACTACGCCGACCCGTCGAAGGTCACCGAGAACACCGTCGAGGCGTTCGCCGACTGGATCGCCGCGGGTGTGGATCCCGAGCGGTCCGTCGTCTTCGTCCAGTCGATGGTGCCGGAGCACGCCGAGCTGCATCTCATCCTGTCGATGATCACGCCGCTCGGCTGGCTGGAGCGCGTCCCGACCTACAAGGACCAGATCCGCGAGATCGAGAATCGGGACCTGAACACCTACGGCTTCCTCGGCTACCCGGTCCTCCAGACCTCGGACATCATCCTCTACCGCGCCCACTTCGTTCCCGTCGGCGAGGACCAGGCGAGCCATCTCGAGCTGTCGCGCGAGATCACGCGCCGCTTCAACAGCCTCTACGGCAACGTCTTTCCGGAGCCGAAGGCGCTGTTCACGAAGACCCCGAAGGTGCCCGGCCTCGACGGCCGCAAGATGTCGAAGTCGTACGACAACGCCATCAACCTCTCGGATCCGCCGGCGGTCGTGCGGCAGAAGTGCATGACCATGTTCACCGACCCGACGCGGGTGAGGAAGAGCGATCCCGGGCATCCCGAGAGCTGCAACCTGTTCGAGTTCCACAAGCTGCTTTCGCCCTTGGATCTCCAGGAGCGCGTGGCGCGCGACTGCCGCGCGGCGGTGATCGGGTGCGTCGAGGACAAGAAGCTCCTGGCGGAGCAGATCATCGCCCTCCTCGAGCCGATCCAGCAGCGGCGCCACGAGCTGCTGCGCGAGCGCGGTGCGCTGCTCTCGCTGCTGCGCGATGGTTCGGTGCGCGCCCGCGAGCGCGCCCAGGAGACCATGGCGCAGGTGCGCGGCGCCCTCGGTCTCGACTACGACCGCCTCTTGCAGCGGGAACTCCAGTGA
- a CDS encoding segregation/condensation protein A, which yields MSAAPAVTRLLPEAWRVHLPVFDGPLDLLLHLIKLNEVEITDIPVATICDQFHEYLRLMEEMDLDIAGEYIYEAALLIQLKSRLLLPRPKKTDGEPSDEDPRGELVQRLLEYRRIKEAAQALAEVDRMRLGLWARRKPAWEEEQGEEVDMDEVSLFDLLSAFRGVLDRYDRENPDPILLPAESYPVRGQFERLLDILNAGAPFDFIHDLRTRSCRAEAIAAFLAVLELARLRLVRIHQTESGEIVLYRTTLDPTAEDLESVDA from the coding sequence GTGAGCGCGGCACCGGCCGTCACCCGCCTGCTGCCGGAGGCGTGGCGGGTCCACCTGCCGGTGTTCGACGGGCCGCTCGACCTCCTGCTGCACCTCATCAAGCTCAACGAGGTCGAGATCACCGACATCCCGGTGGCGACGATCTGCGATCAGTTCCACGAGTACCTGCGGCTGATGGAAGAGATGGACCTGGACATCGCCGGCGAGTACATCTACGAAGCGGCGCTGCTGATCCAGCTGAAGTCGCGGCTCCTCCTGCCGCGCCCGAAAAAGACCGACGGCGAACCCTCCGACGAGGATCCGCGCGGCGAGCTCGTGCAGCGGCTGCTGGAGTACCGCCGGATCAAGGAGGCGGCGCAGGCCCTGGCCGAGGTGGACCGCATGCGGCTCGGTCTCTGGGCCCGCCGCAAGCCCGCCTGGGAGGAGGAGCAGGGCGAAGAGGTCGACATGGACGAGGTCTCGCTCTTCGACCTCCTCTCCGCCTTTCGCGGCGTGCTCGACCGCTACGACCGGGAGAATCCCGATCCGATCCTGTTGCCGGCGGAGAGTTACCCGGTGCGCGGCCAGTTCGAGCGCCTGCTCGACATCCTGAACGCCGGCGCGCCCTTCGACTTCATTCACGACCTGCGGACCCGGAGCTGCCGCGCCGAGGCGATCGCCGCGTTCCTCGCGGTCCTCGAGCTCGCGCGCTTGCGGCTGGTGCGGATTCACCAGACGGAGTCCGGCGAGATCGTCCTCTACCGGACGACCCTCGATCCGACCGCGGAAGACCTGGAGAGTGTGGACGCATGA
- a CDS encoding DUF4388 domain-containing protein has protein sequence MQGPTGGRMGDLKDKPILDVLREFHFRHATGILEVDGGEHKRRLFLRDGSLYLAGTHPLARRLGELVSALSDPTQAAAAAESRRRFLELVERMARVIGEWRTGHYRFVDDPGLLTVELVGPLPTRRLLMVGSTIGATPAQLLSMLGGDRAALAAVSERDLPPEPKDQLGLGPEEQFLLERLRQPMTLGEIVGESPLDREGTHRLLAQLLAVRKIRVLGRADPASAAPVQDAALLQSFSTRFERNLREEPLQLTQVEFRTRVAELFARIGAMNFYELLEVDPAASADQVQTRYEALARLVHPSNEAAFGLTGLKPMLAMLFDRATQAYLALSDPERRRLYNQSQAIDLSTARVTGAEREVESKDLARNYFEQAQAQVARGDFHYAVELLQLAVSLDRRPDYLLALARVELRNPKWLQRAADSCRAALEIEPQNAEVRFVLGEVYELLGDTERARGQFTAATRSNPGHVMAQAKLRNLSQPKPAPSDAEGGLFSRIFRRRDE, from the coding sequence ATGCAAGGGCCGACGGGCGGAAGGATGGGGGATCTGAAGGACAAGCCGATCCTCGATGTGCTCCGGGAGTTCCACTTCCGCCACGCCACCGGCATTCTCGAGGTCGACGGCGGCGAGCACAAGCGCCGGCTCTTCCTGCGTGACGGCAGCCTCTATCTCGCCGGCACGCATCCTCTCGCACGGCGGTTGGGCGAGCTGGTGAGCGCGCTCTCCGACCCGACCCAGGCCGCCGCAGCCGCCGAGTCCAGGCGGCGATTCCTGGAGTTGGTCGAGCGCATGGCGCGGGTGATAGGCGAATGGCGCACCGGCCACTATCGCTTCGTCGACGACCCTGGACTGCTCACGGTGGAGCTGGTCGGGCCGCTGCCGACCCGCCGGCTGCTGATGGTCGGCTCGACGATCGGGGCGACGCCGGCGCAGCTGCTTTCGATGCTGGGTGGAGATCGCGCGGCGTTGGCCGCCGTTTCCGAGCGCGATCTGCCTCCCGAGCCGAAGGATCAGCTCGGTCTCGGCCCCGAAGAGCAGTTCCTGCTCGAGCGCCTGCGTCAGCCGATGACCCTGGGCGAGATCGTCGGGGAGAGTCCCCTCGACCGCGAGGGCACGCATCGCCTCCTGGCCCAGCTGCTCGCGGTCCGCAAGATCCGTGTCCTCGGGCGAGCCGATCCCGCCAGCGCGGCTCCGGTGCAGGACGCGGCGCTGCTGCAGAGCTTCTCGACCCGGTTCGAGCGCAACCTCAGGGAGGAGCCGCTCCAGCTCACCCAGGTGGAGTTCCGGACGCGCGTGGCGGAGCTCTTCGCGCGCATCGGCGCGATGAACTTCTACGAGCTGCTGGAAGTCGATCCGGCAGCCTCGGCCGATCAGGTACAGACGCGCTACGAAGCGCTGGCTCGTCTGGTTCACCCGTCCAACGAGGCGGCGTTCGGCCTGACCGGCTTGAAGCCGATGCTCGCGATGCTCTTCGACCGCGCCACGCAGGCCTACCTCGCGCTCTCCGATCCCGAGCGCCGCCGGCTCTACAACCAGAGTCAGGCGATCGATCTGTCGACGGCGCGGGTCACCGGCGCCGAGCGCGAGGTCGAGTCGAAGGATCTGGCCCGCAACTACTTCGAGCAGGCGCAGGCCCAGGTGGCGCGCGGCGATTTCCACTACGCCGTCGAGCTCCTGCAGCTCGCGGTCTCGCTCGACCGGCGGCCCGACTACCTTCTCGCGCTGGCGCGGGTGGAGCTGCGGAACCCGAAGTGGCTGCAGCGCGCCGCCGACTCCTGCCGGGCGGCGCTGGAGATCGAGCCGCAGAACGCCGAGGTGCGCTTCGTGTTGGGCGAGGTCTACGAGCTGCTGGGCGACACGGAGCGGGCGCGCGGGCAGTTCACGGCCGCGACGCGATCGAACCCGGGGCACGTCATGGCGCAGGCCAAGCTCAGGAACCTGAGCCAACCCAAACCCGCGCCGTCGGACGCGGAAGGCGGCCTCTTCAGCCGCATCTTCCGTCGTCGCGACGAGTAG
- the recG gene encoding ATP-dependent DNA helicase RecG, which yields MKRDRVKLACSVTAENSTPRASASAVPIRLDTPLRFLKGVGPGRAEKLAGAGLSTVEDLLLTVPLRYEDRRRVARVKEIQGPGAWTVAGRLEDLRAIRTRRRGMVIVRGRLVDDSGAIPVSWFNQPYLLTRLQQVPGATWLLHGAVKGADWGLWEMTNPTCEAVDPEQTDRAGRIVPIYSKVAGLPSGLFARLLAQALPALDAVVVASKPDAAHASNNAGAAAGASHVAAAHPASAALDLLPPELLKRYALPSLPVALRQLHRPPANTDVEALNRGESGAHSRLAYGELLEFQLQLARRRAGEAAIEKRHRYRVDDAVRGAARAMLPFALTGAQKRVVKEIVDDLKRPQAMLRLLQGDVGSGKTIVAAICLLLASESGLQAAFMAPTELLAEQHFGNLRRLLGGRCRIELVSASGSTAAVKRALADGSVQIAVGTHALIQRGISFHRLGLAIIDEQHRFGVEQRKVLQSKGDQPDILVMTATPIPRTLTLTLYGDLDVSQIDEMPPGRGTLLTEVLPGGERKEVYRRLRAELAAGAQGYVVFPLIEESEEIPAASLAALGAKVREYLADFPSAVLHGKIPAVERERIMQEFAAGKIKVLVATTVIEVGVDVPNATWMIVESAERFGLAQLHQLRGRVGRGSGASHCLALHGRLSEEGTKRLDVFASTRDGFAIAEADLQIRGPGDLLGTRQAGLPRFRVADLATHLAWIERARQDAREIVARFDAPEYGRLRARVEARAARLGDQLAGG from the coding sequence ATGAAGCGCGATCGCGTTAAGCTCGCGTGCAGCGTGACGGCCGAAAACTCAACCCCGCGAGCCTCCGCTTCCGCTGTACCCATCCGCCTGGACACGCCGCTGCGGTTTCTCAAGGGGGTGGGGCCGGGGCGGGCGGAGAAGCTGGCGGGGGCGGGGCTCTCGACGGTGGAGGATCTGCTGCTGACGGTGCCGTTGCGGTATGAGGACCGGCGGCGGGTGGCGCGGGTGAAGGAGATCCAGGGGCCGGGGGCTTGGACGGTGGCGGGTCGGCTCGAGGATCTGCGGGCGATCCGGACGCGGCGGCGGGGGATGGTCATCGTGCGCGGGCGGCTGGTGGACGACTCGGGGGCGATTCCGGTCTCGTGGTTCAACCAGCCGTACCTTCTCACGCGCCTCCAGCAAGTTCCCGGCGCCACGTGGCTCCTCCACGGGGCGGTGAAGGGGGCCGACTGGGGGCTCTGGGAGATGACCAACCCGACCTGCGAGGCGGTCGATCCGGAGCAGACCGATCGTGCCGGGCGGATCGTCCCGATCTACTCGAAGGTCGCGGGTCTCCCTTCCGGGCTCTTCGCGCGTCTTCTCGCGCAGGCGCTGCCGGCGCTCGACGCCGTCGTGGTCGCTTCCAAGCCCGACGCCGCCCACGCTTCAAACAATGCCGGCGCCGCGGCCGGCGCTTCCCATGTCGCCGCCGCCCACCCTGCCAGCGCCGCGCTCGATCTGCTGCCGCCGGAACTGCTGAAGCGCTACGCGCTGCCTTCGCTGCCGGTGGCGCTGCGGCAGTTGCATCGGCCGCCGGCGAACACCGATGTCGAGGCGCTGAACCGCGGAGAGAGTGGGGCGCACTCGCGGCTCGCTTATGGCGAGCTGCTCGAGTTTCAGCTCCAGCTGGCGCGGCGGCGGGCGGGCGAGGCCGCGATCGAGAAGCGGCATCGCTACCGCGTCGACGACGCGGTACGCGGCGCGGCGCGGGCCATGCTGCCGTTCGCGCTCACCGGGGCGCAGAAGCGGGTGGTGAAGGAGATCGTCGACGATCTCAAGCGTCCGCAGGCGATGCTGCGGCTGTTGCAGGGCGACGTCGGCAGCGGGAAGACCATCGTCGCGGCGATCTGCCTGCTGCTCGCCTCCGAGAGCGGTCTGCAGGCGGCCTTCATGGCGCCGACCGAGCTCCTCGCCGAGCAGCATTTCGGCAACCTGCGGCGTTTGCTGGGCGGGCGCTGCCGAATCGAGCTGGTGAGCGCCTCCGGTTCGACGGCGGCGGTGAAGCGCGCCCTCGCCGATGGCTCGGTCCAGATCGCCGTCGGCACCCACGCGCTCATCCAGCGCGGTATCTCTTTTCACCGTCTCGGCCTCGCGATCATCGACGAGCAGCATCGCTTCGGCGTCGAGCAGCGGAAGGTCCTGCAGTCGAAGGGCGACCAGCCCGACATTCTCGTGATGACGGCGACGCCCATTCCGCGCACCCTCACGCTGACCCTGTACGGCGACCTCGACGTCTCGCAGATCGACGAGATGCCGCCCGGCCGCGGAACGCTCCTCACCGAGGTCCTTCCCGGTGGCGAGCGCAAGGAGGTCTACCGCCGCCTGCGCGCCGAGCTCGCCGCGGGGGCTCAAGGGTACGTCGTCTTCCCGCTGATCGAAGAGAGTGAGGAGATCCCTGCGGCCTCTCTCGCGGCGCTCGGCGCGAAGGTGAGGGAGTACCTGGCCGACTTTCCGAGCGCCGTCCTGCATGGAAAGATCCCGGCGGTGGAGCGCGAGAGGATCATGCAGGAGTTCGCCGCCGGGAAGATCAAGGTGCTGGTCGCGACGACCGTCATCGAGGTCGGCGTCGACGTGCCCAACGCCACCTGGATGATCGTCGAGAGCGCCGAGCGCTTCGGCCTCGCCCAGCTCCACCAGCTGCGCGGCCGGGTCGGGCGGGGGAGCGGGGCGTCGCATTGCCTGGCGCTCCACGGCCGGCTCTCCGAAGAGGGGACGAAGCGGCTCGACGTCTTCGCCTCGACCCGTGACGGCTTCGCCATCGCCGAGGCCGACCTCCAGATCCGCGGCCCCGGCGACCTCCTCGGGACGCGCCAGGCCGGGCTGCCGCGCTTCCGCGTCGCCGACCTCGCGACCCACCTCGCCTGGATCGAGCGCGCCCGCCAGGACGCCCGCGAAATCGTGGCGCGCTTCGATGCCCCCGAGTATGGGCGACTGCGCGCCCGGGTGGAGGCGCGCGCGGCCCGGCTGGGCGACCAGCTGGCGGGAGGCTGA
- a CDS encoding cyclic nucleotide-binding domain-containing protein, producing MATSKPVFKTTSKKPNLPNYTVEFEAAEFIFSEGDLGMEMYIIHEGKIEILKSIQGEQRQLAVLEKGDFFGEMAILEDLPRTAAARALTAVKLLLINGATFDQMLRTNPEIAVRMMRKLSRRLRDTDHLLRDSPAAVAALEQPTPTVGSGALRLPGSTETAPGVGPQRLVHDKSGMEFALAKGAETMIGRRDPVTGIDPDIDLTPADTQRSISRRHAKIYRREGKFFIAEEIGTMNGTFVNGTRLETGVPTEIKFDDEVRCGLVNLKFKAE from the coding sequence ATGGCGACCAGCAAGCCGGTCTTCAAGACCACGAGCAAGAAGCCGAACCTGCCGAACTACACCGTGGAGTTCGAGGCCGCCGAGTTCATCTTCAGCGAAGGCGATCTCGGGATGGAGATGTACATCATTCACGAGGGCAAGATCGAGATCCTGAAGAGCATCCAGGGCGAGCAGCGCCAGCTCGCGGTGCTCGAGAAGGGCGACTTCTTCGGCGAGATGGCGATTCTCGAAGATCTCCCGCGGACCGCTGCGGCGCGGGCCCTCACCGCCGTGAAGCTGCTGCTCATCAACGGCGCCACGTTCGACCAGATGCTGCGCACGAATCCGGAGATCGCGGTGCGGATGATGCGCAAGCTGTCGCGCCGCCTGCGCGACACCGACCATCTGCTGCGCGACTCGCCGGCGGCCGTCGCCGCGCTGGAACAGCCGACGCCGACCGTGGGCTCGGGCGCATTGCGCCTTCCGGGCAGCACCGAAACCGCGCCCGGCGTCGGTCCGCAGCGCCTCGTGCACGACAAGTCGGGGATGGAGTTCGCGCTCGCCAAGGGGGCCGAGACGATGATCGGCCGCCGCGACCCGGTGACCGGCATCGACCCCGACATCGACCTCACCCCCGCCGACACCCAGCGCTCGATCAGCCGCCGCCACGCCAAGATCTACCGCCGCGAAGGCAAGTTCTTCATCGCCGAAGAGATCGGCACCATGAACGGCACCTTCGTCAACGGCACCCGCCTCGAAACCGGCGTCCCCACCGAAATCAAATTCGACGACGAAGTCCGCTGCGGCCTCGTCAACCTCAAGTTCAAAGCCGAGTAG
- a CDS encoding glycosyltransferase family 4 protein, producing the protein MAPSPGSPRPLRVLLVANTLPPHDLSGVGEQVLQLAAGLRARGHEVEVLGRGGDGARGPKVLFPLTIVLPALRRIRDFRPDVVQLHESDGGLLGFWLGLRKVRPLLVALLQVSYVEERRAVRPLRDGAEVLGVPEATELRFRRFKAPLHIFFGRRTARAADLILAPSATTAAELARDYGAHDTAVLPNASGGIPAAPQAIPEIAQDREPGLLFVGRLRIRKGVEVLLRALALLKGDGRMPRLRIVGEGEHRQAIERAAVRFAVRDQVDFLGRRGPGEIRWLLERSAALVVPSIYEGMPLVVLESMVAGVPVVASRVSGIPEVVLDPETGWLVPPEDPAALARALGELLADPEGARRRGASGRRRLEERYRPEVIAESWESIVGAAVAERRGQ; encoded by the coding sequence ATGGCACCCTCACCCGGGTCACCGCGACCCCTGCGCGTCCTGCTGGTCGCCAACACGCTGCCGCCACACGACCTCTCCGGTGTGGGCGAGCAGGTGCTGCAGCTCGCTGCAGGCCTCCGGGCGCGCGGCCACGAGGTCGAGGTGCTGGGGCGCGGCGGCGACGGCGCCCGCGGACCGAAGGTCCTCTTCCCGTTGACGATCGTCCTCCCGGCCCTGCGCCGGATCCGCGACTTCCGGCCCGATGTCGTGCAGCTTCACGAGTCCGACGGCGGCCTGCTCGGTTTCTGGCTCGGTCTGCGGAAGGTCCGCCCCCTGCTCGTCGCCCTGCTGCAGGTGAGTTACGTCGAGGAACGGCGCGCCGTGCGTCCGTTGCGCGACGGCGCCGAAGTCCTCGGCGTGCCGGAGGCGACGGAGCTGCGCTTCCGGCGTTTCAAGGCGCCGCTCCACATTTTTTTCGGGCGCCGCACGGCGCGCGCCGCGGACCTCATCCTCGCGCCGAGCGCGACCACCGCCGCGGAGCTCGCGCGCGACTACGGCGCCCACGACACGGCGGTTCTCCCCAACGCCTCGGGCGGCATTCCGGCCGCGCCGCAGGCGATTCCGGAGATCGCCCAGGACCGCGAGCCCGGCCTGCTCTTCGTGGGGCGCCTGCGCATCCGCAAAGGGGTCGAGGTGCTGTTGCGCGCCCTCGCGCTCCTCAAGGGCGACGGGCGGATGCCGCGTCTCCGCATCGTCGGCGAGGGGGAGCACCGGCAGGCGATCGAGCGCGCCGCGGTGCGTTTCGCGGTCCGCGACCAGGTCGACTTTCTCGGCCGCCGGGGCCCGGGCGAGATCCGCTGGCTGCTCGAGCGCTCCGCGGCGCTGGTCGTGCCCTCGATCTACGAGGGGATGCCCCTGGTCGTCCTCGAGTCGATGGTCGCCGGGGTGCCGGTCGTCGCGAGCCGCGTGAGCGGCATCCCGGAGGTCGTCCTCGACCCGGAGACCGGCTGGCTGGTGCCGCCCGAGGACCCGGCGGCGCTCGCCCGGGCGCTCGGCGAGCTGCTCGCCGACCCGGAGGGGGCCCGTCGTCGCGGCGCGAGTGGACGCCGCAGACTCGAGGAGCGGTATCGTCCAGAGGTGATCGCCGAAAGCTGGGAGTCGATCGTCGGTGCCGCCGTCGCGGAACGGAGAGGGCAATGA
- the uvrC gene encoding excinuclease ABC subunit UvrC, with translation MHDDLRRQIEALPDTPGIYVFRNLAGEALYVGKAKSLRKRVPAYLGRDLEPRLAAMIELAVSVECVATATEAAALMLENNWIKRHRPRYNVLLRDDKTYPYLKLTREPWPRLVFTRRIRQDGAEYFGPYLPGGLARRALKLVQKLFGVRVCSIEIDGGLPRPCLYHDMKRCLGPCVAGLTSSAEYAEAVEGARLFLGGKTAPLCKSLRTQMEAAAENLEFERAARLRDLLAEIERQSSRSPLSSVHEEDIDLFGVAVHGNQAAVSILVMRSGQVLDRREVFWEGESAASPPQLLSELLPQIYDLTTFLPKELHLPFEVDGEEALADWMSERKGERVYLRHPERGPKAERLRIAAKDAEFAFRRRYRLDPSRDAAPRALARHLGLAKPPRWIEGFDISNLQGTAVIASMVVWRDGRIRKGEYRSFNIRSFVGQDDFRSIGEAVERRYRRLREESGVFPDLVLIDGGRGQLGAAAAALAGLQLEDLPLVSIAKREEELYLPGAPEPLRLPRRDEGLRLLQMLRDEAHRFAISKHRRQRTTGSLRSRLEEIPGVGPVRRRLLAHRYGTWERLSAAPLPELEAVLGRALGGAVHRHLTEVAALAAGAPAAAPALPAADAADADADSRRID, from the coding sequence GGCGGCGATGATCGAGCTCGCGGTTTCGGTCGAGTGCGTGGCAACGGCGACCGAGGCCGCCGCGCTGATGCTCGAGAACAACTGGATCAAGCGCCACCGGCCGCGCTACAACGTCCTCCTCCGGGACGACAAGACCTACCCCTACCTCAAGCTGACCCGGGAACCCTGGCCCCGGCTGGTCTTCACCCGCCGGATCCGCCAGGACGGCGCCGAGTACTTCGGTCCCTACCTGCCCGGCGGCCTGGCCCGACGGGCCCTGAAGCTGGTTCAGAAACTCTTCGGCGTGCGCGTCTGCTCGATCGAGATCGACGGCGGCCTGCCGCGCCCGTGTCTCTATCACGACATGAAGCGCTGCCTGGGCCCCTGTGTCGCCGGCCTGACCTCGAGCGCCGAGTACGCCGAGGCCGTCGAGGGCGCGCGGCTCTTTCTCGGCGGCAAGACGGCGCCGCTCTGCAAGAGCCTGCGGACGCAGATGGAAGCCGCCGCCGAGAACCTCGAGTTCGAGCGTGCCGCGCGGCTGCGCGACCTCCTGGCGGAGATCGAGCGCCAGTCGAGCCGTTCGCCGCTCTCGTCGGTGCACGAGGAGGACATCGACCTGTTCGGCGTCGCGGTACACGGCAACCAGGCGGCGGTTTCGATCCTCGTCATGCGCTCCGGACAGGTGCTCGACCGGCGGGAGGTCTTCTGGGAGGGCGAGAGCGCCGCCAGCCCGCCGCAGTTGCTGTCGGAGCTCCTGCCCCAGATCTACGACCTCACGACCTTTCTGCCCAAGGAGCTCCATCTGCCTTTCGAAGTGGACGGCGAAGAGGCGCTCGCCGACTGGATGTCGGAGCGCAAGGGCGAGCGCGTCTACCTGCGCCATCCCGAGCGCGGCCCGAAGGCGGAACGGCTGCGGATCGCGGCCAAGGACGCCGAGTTCGCCTTCCGCCGGCGCTATCGCCTCGATCCGTCGCGCGACGCCGCGCCGCGCGCTCTGGCCCGGCACCTCGGCCTCGCCAAGCCGCCTCGGTGGATCGAAGGCTTCGACATCTCGAACCTCCAGGGCACGGCCGTGATCGCCTCGATGGTGGTCTGGCGGGACGGCCGCATCCGCAAGGGGGAGTACCGCAGCTTCAACATCCGCAGCTTCGTCGGCCAGGACGACTTCCGCTCGATCGGCGAGGCGGTCGAGCGCCGCTACCGCCGGCTGCGCGAGGAGTCCGGCGTCTTTCCCGACCTGGTGCTGATCGACGGCGGCCGCGGACAGCTCGGGGCCGCCGCCGCCGCGCTCGCCGGCCTCCAGCTCGAGGACCTGCCGCTGGTCTCGATCGCCAAACGCGAGGAGGAGCTCTACCTGCCCGGGGCGCCGGAACCGCTCCGGTTGCCTCGCCGCGACGAAGGCCTGCGTCTGCTGCAGATGCTGCGCGACGAGGCTCACCGTTTCGCCATCTCGAAGCACCGGCGCCAACGCACGACCGGCTCCCTGCGCAGCCGCCTGGAGGAGATTCCTGGCGTCGGTCCGGTGCGACGAAGGCTCCTCGCGCATCGCTATGGCACCTGGGAGAGACTGAGCGCGGCGCCTCTCCCGGAGCTCGAGGCGGTGCTCGGCCGCGCTCTCGGCGGTGCCGTCCACCGGCACCTGACCGAGGTCGCCGCGCTCGCAGCCGGCGCCCCCGCCGCAGCTCCGGCGCTGCCAGCCGCCGACGCGGCCGATGCCGATGCCGACTCGCGCAGGATCGACTAG
- a CDS encoding LD-carboxypeptidase, with protein MAPVLPPAVRPGDRVGIAALSGPVDPVRLTNGIAELARLGFEPVPARNLDRRAGLFAGDDALRAAAFHELADDPSLSAIFFARGGHGLMRVLPLLDWDRLAATPRAYVGYSDLTPFLLNVVERLGWVAFHGPMVAAEMARGLADEESASLLTALAGDPRQELALGRVIAGSDPAEGPLLGGCLSLLAGVAGTPFATPFGDAVLFVEDVGEPLYRVDRMLTQLDLSGSLAAVRAMVFGTSTFSPLDEATADLIRDRAGDRTVAFGLSAGHTAPNFTLPLGCSARIDADSSLLVIDHPQG; from the coding sequence ATGGCCCCGGTTCTCCCCCCAGCCGTCCGTCCCGGCGATCGCGTCGGCATCGCGGCGCTCTCCGGTCCGGTCGACCCCGTCCGGCTGACGAACGGCATCGCCGAGCTCGCGCGGCTCGGTTTCGAGCCGGTGCCGGCGCGCAACCTCGACCGCCGTGCGGGACTCTTCGCCGGCGACGACGCCCTGCGCGCTGCGGCGTTCCACGAGCTCGCCGACGATCCCTCGCTCTCCGCGATTTTCTTCGCCCGCGGCGGCCACGGCCTGATGCGCGTCCTGCCGCTCCTCGACTGGGATCGGCTCGCGGCGACGCCGCGCGCCTACGTCGGCTACTCGGATCTGACGCCCTTCCTGCTGAACGTCGTCGAGCGTCTCGGCTGGGTCGCCTTCCACGGCCCGATGGTTGCGGCGGAGATGGCCCGCGGCCTCGCCGACGAAGAGAGCGCCAGCCTGCTGACGGCGCTCGCCGGCGATCCCCGGCAGGAGCTCGCGCTCGGACGGGTGATCGCCGGGTCGGATCCGGCCGAGGGTCCTCTCCTCGGCGGTTGCCTCAGCCTTCTCGCCGGTGTCGCCGGCACCCCGTTCGCCACGCCCTTTGGCGACGCCGTGCTGTTCGTCGAGGACGTCGGCGAACCGCTCTACCGGGTCGATCGGATGTTGACCCAGTTGGACCTGTCCGGTAGTCTGGCCGCGGTTCGCGCCATGGTTTTCGGAACCTCCACTTTTTCCCCTCTCGACGAGGCCACGGCCGACCTGATCCGCGATCGCGCGGGCGATCGGACGGTCGCTTTCGGCCTGTCCGCCGGGCATACCGCACCAAACTTCACGCTGCCGCTCGGGTGCTCCGCCCGGATCGACGCGGACAGCTCGCTGCTCGTCATCGACCACCCTCAGGGCTAG